A region from the Pelobates fuscus isolate aPelFus1 chromosome 3, aPelFus1.pri, whole genome shotgun sequence genome encodes:
- the LOC134603710 gene encoding olfactory receptor 5P60-like: protein MHENYTLVTEFILLGFPNLKSFKIFFWFILLITYFAAMSGNLLLIFLVSISRRLQSPMYLFLSQLSVSDIFLITNIVPSTLHIVLGDGGTMSFAGCLVQFYVFSVSEAFECLLLTLMAYDRYLAICNPLHYSSLMNHAICIKLIIMSWLLSFSIILIDTISISRLHFCGPNIIDHFFCDLSPLLSLSCSDTSIIMLEVSIMSIPVVIFPLIIIIISYAYIVLTILEISSSTGRWKTFVTCSSHLTGVSIYYGTLSSMYVLPGGEQSLTTSKVLSLMYTVVTPMLNPVIYSFRNNDIKQALKKCFNQCNHLNVLSK from the coding sequence ATGCATGAAAACTACACATTGGTCACAGAATTTATTCTTCTTGGATTTCCAAATCTGAAAAGTTTCAAGATTTTCTTCTGGTTCATTCTCCTTATTACATACTTTGCTGCAATGTCTGGAAACCTTCTCCTTATTTTTCTGGTTTCTATAAGCAGGAGACTCCAATCTCCTATGTATTTATTCCTTTCCCAACTTTCTGTATCTGATATATTTCTCATAACAAATATTGTGCCTAGCACACTACACATTGTGCTTGGTGATGGTGGAACTATGTCTTTTGCTGGGTGTTTAGTGCAATTTTATGTGTTTAGTGTCTCTGAAGCCTTTGAGTGTCTTCTTCTGACTTTGATGGCTTATGACAGATACCTAGCCATATGTAACCCTCTGCACTATAGTTCTTTAATGAATCATGCAATTTGCATTAAGTTAATTATCATGTCTTGGTTGCTAAGTTTTTCTATAATATTGATTGACACAATATCAATATCTAGACTCCATTTCTGTGGACCCAATATCATTGACCATTTTTTCTGTGATCTTAGTCCACTCTTGAGCCTTTCTTGTTCAGACACTTCTATAATTATGCTAGAAGTTAGTATAATGAGCATTCCTGTTGTGATTTTTCctcttataattattattatttcttacgcATATATTGTTTTAACCATTCTTGAGATTTCATCCAGCACTGGAAGATGGAAAACCTTTGTTACTTGCAGTTCCCATCTGACAGGGGTTTCTATATATTATGGGACACTGAGCAGTATGTATGTTCTTCCAGGTGGAGAACAATCCTTGACCACCAGCAAAGTTCTGTCTCTGATGTATACAGTGGTGACTCCGATGCTTAATCCTGTGATATATAGCTTTAGAAATAATGATATTAAGCAAGCCTTGAAGAAATGTTTCAATCAATGCAATCATTTAAATGTCCTAAGTAAGTAA